In Clostridia bacterium, the following are encoded in one genomic region:
- a CDS encoding xanthine phosphoribosyltransferase, producing MRLLEERIKTDGVVKGNDILKVDSFLNHQIDPLLVDAMGREFYRLFKDENVDKLLTIEASGIAVAVMAARYFGKPLVFAKKSRTSNLSDGVWTAKAFSFTHGVENTVMVSKQYLREGERVLLIDDFLANGCALRALRDIVLQAGGIPVGAGIVIEKAFQPGGADLRKEGLRIESLARISSMSEENGVEFC from the coding sequence ATGCGTCTGCTCGAGGAACGTATAAAAACAGACGGCGTCGTGAAGGGGAACGATATACTCAAGGTCGACAGTTTCCTCAACCATCAGATAGATCCGCTGCTCGTCGACGCTATGGGCAGGGAATTCTACCGCCTTTTCAAAGACGAAAACGTCGATAAGCTCCTCACCATAGAGGCGTCCGGCATCGCGGTCGCCGTGATGGCGGCGAGGTATTTCGGCAAGCCGCTCGTCTTCGCGAAAAAGTCGCGTACATCCAATCTGTCGGACGGGGTCTGGACCGCGAAGGCGTTTTCGTTCACGCACGGCGTCGAGAACACGGTCATGGTCTCGAAGCAGTATCTCCGTGAAGGCGAACGCGTTCTGCTGATAGACGATTTCCTCGCCAACGGCTGCGCCCTGCGCGCCCTGCGCGACATCGTTCTGCAGGCGGGCGGGATCCCCGTCGGAGCCGGCATCGTCATCGAGAAGGCGTTTCAGCCCGGCGGCGCCGACCTTCGCAAGGAGGGGCTGCGCATCGAATCGCTCGCGCGGATAAGCTCGATGAGCGAAGAGAACGGCGTCGAATTCTGCTGA